AAGAAGTGATATGTAGATGTTACTCTTAAATTACTGATGATGCACGTGTTTGTAATTTGGTTCTATTATGATATGTGAAACGAAGTTGGTTCCTGGAAATTTTATCAATCATTAGACACCTGGCTTTGAACTATGCTATGATAGGAGTATCAGACTTAGCCATGTGCATGTGTTTCTATGTTTGAGAATAGTCTTTCAAAGCGCTCACATTTTGTTGCTGGAATTTATGCCGTTTTCTTAGTTAATTGTGGTTTGTTTGATTTTGCAGTGCACTGGTCTGGGGATCAAGTGCGAAACACAAGCCACAAAGGGTAGGCAAGGTGAGTCCTTAACTGACTGTTCAGCAtatttcatttttccactcatctCAGCCTTCCCTTCTTTCCTTATGGTTGGAATTTGTGCCAGCAGCAGTCTTCTTGTCTAATTTGGTTCATATCATCAACAGGAGCATGAGCTGGAAGATGAAGATGTTgttcaaatcatcaaaaaagTGTGACTTTATATCCTTTGTCATCATGATGAATGTTGGCTGAGATAGATCTCTGCAGAAGAACTCCATGTGATTAACCCTGCTATGGACTGCACTTCTCATATATAGGCAATTAGCAGTTAGTGAAGGTGAAGAGATGGCTTGATGTGTAATTAAAGCTGTTTTGTAGTCAAGCTATTTTTGGGAAGATGTTTTCATTCTGATTCTCTTGATAGTTATCATCAGTGAAGCAGAGACTCAGAATGCAATACCATTCCAGCATTCTATGACTGCGATTGCTGCTTTTATCCTGTTTACTCTCTCAAATAGAGTTTTCTTAAATTAAAGACTGTTTGAAACATAAGCTGCAGATGAGGAGGATGTTGGACCTACAAGTCATTTTGCGCCGGGAAACATTCAGAAGCACGTTTCAATAGCTCAGAAAGCTACAAATCTGGGCTGTTTGTTACTTATTTTTGCTTGTGTAAAGTGGCGTTGAACTTTCCAATTGTATTACTGTACAGATCTGAAGCCACACTTTGCCCAGACAATAAGATTGAATTCGAATCCGGACTGCAGCTCTCCATGTTCCCCTCCCTTTACTCTCTAGAATGGCAGATTGCATTCATCGGCATCTGGCGCTTGAGGGAGGACAAAATTCATGTCCTGCTTTGACATGGGGAAGCTGGGAATTCAGGGTACTGAATCAATCCTTCTAGTCGGGGCCTGCTTAATGAGTTTTAGTGTCagttaatttttattttcaagtgTAAGTGGGGGTGTCTGACACTGACACTCCCTCTGCTCCTCCTCCCCTCCTAAATTTACATTTGTCTTATGGATTACTTTcactttgaaattcaaattgcaATTTTCAGTCCGCAAAATTTGGACAATGCACCAAATTTATTGCTAAAGtttcaaaaagaaaatcttTTGCCCAAATTTCCACCAAAAAGGGCAATTTTCAGTGTTGGTCCGTTATCTTTCTAATTCTGCTCTCTCTCGTCATTAGTGGCAATCGCTCCTTTGCATGTATTAGGAAGTTTGGCTACAAGCGATCTTGATCCAAACTATTCCTTACAAATTCAGTCCTCTGTGTTCTATTGTTGGATATGGATTGAGATTATGTATTTGGCCGTTTCATATCAACTGTTTTGGCGAAACCAAACTCTATAAAGTTCCACGCCCCTACCTATAGTCATCTCTTCTACATCAAACATACGAATGCACCACTTTTAAGTTCTACAGTTCTCTtttctaacatttttttttccagcaaGGAGGAGTAGATTTTAAGTTCTACATTTCTGCTATGCTACTGCCAATACAAGTTGGATCCGCTCGGGCCATTTTCTCACAAAAGATTGTGTGTTCTGTAAAGCGACCTATGATTACGAAGGCATGCCCTAATCCGTACTAGTGATCAGAGTTGAATCCATCTAAACTTTTTcttacgaaaaaaaaaaaaaaactgtgctGCTTCTCTTTGTGATTGCATGTATCACTGCCAACATAACAACTTTTTATTCGAATTTTTTTTAACTGCATATGACTAAGCTAAGTATTGATCAAAAAATAATTCTaataatgaaaaaggaaaattctaCTCTAAGCGACGTAACTACGCAAGGCCTAATTCTAGGAGGTCAACATCTAACTGCATTAGATTCTTTACAATCaacagaaaatgaagaaatttggtGAATTTGAATAGGACAGCTACTTCAATAATTGCGTAATTGTTAACAAAACCTCCTGTCAACCTAGTTTTTTTATGTTCTAGCTTACTTTCCCCAAGattattcaaaaatattttgccAGCAAATTCATGCTAGTGTTTGATTTTGGTTCGTGTGGCACTGAATTcgcacaaattttttttgtagTGGTTATAGAatatttgtattttctttttccttataCACCAATTATTCATACTTGCATTTATCAGATTTGAGGTCTCCCATTGCAAAATCAAAGTTAAAACAACCAGTTTTAAGTTAAAAATTCTGAGTTCAGGTTTCAGAAATTATGAGCTTAGTCTTTGAGTTTATCTTTAGCCAGAGCCCCTGGTGGGAGAGCACCTTTTTGCTGAACCATACCAGAATAACTTAGAATCATATCTGCTAAAATCAATTTCATGCCAAAAGAAAACCATTCGATTCTTTACTACTTCCTCATTCAACAGATTGACAGCTCTACTTGATCCTATTGTCATCAGCATCTACAATTTGCAGAATCGATGATACAGGATTCGGGCAAGCAATGTGACACAGATGAAAGAAGCAAGAACGAATCAGCAACACCTATCGTCCAATGATACTCGCAAAATCACTCTTAGTTTCCAACTTCTGAGGAAGATTGATCAGAACACATGAGAAGATACACTACTTGAGGATCCATAATCATACAGATAATTACGTTCTAAACCAAATCATTCCTGGCAAACATCAGGCTCTGACACAGCAGTTGAAGTAGCTGAAGATGCTCCTCCTTCCCTGCCCATTTAAACCGAAGACAAATCCGATGAGGATGAGAAGAGCACAACTATTTCAGTTTCACGGTTCAAGAACGGGTTAACAGCAATTGTAGCTTAAAGAATTTGCATAAGGGATTAAGATTATTGATGCTACACAAGTAATCAGACAAGAGAGAATCTATGGATCTTAGTATAAGTCACATAAGCCACAAAATGATCTTTGTATGATAAAAGGATAATATATCAATACCTATGACTTCCACTTAATTCTATTTAGTACAATAATGACACTCCAGCAGTAGCAGCACCTAACAGAAAATACTCGCATAACTATTTGATCCTCCAGCTAGGCTCCCTGAATTAACAAGTATAATTACTAAAAGGTGTTTTCTTGACAGGTCAATGAACTAAAGAATATTTATGGGCATAAAAGCAGGGGCATCTGATTAAAAGTATAGGGTTGCTAACATCTGCAGCATGTGCACCGTCAGTTCTTGTCTATTCCCAATGATGAAAAATTTTTTCTCTAGCTTTTGCATGGAAGGAGTCATTTCCCCTTTTGGATATGTTTCCACCCACAAGGCCACAACTTGTTACCTTATTTCATGTGATGTGGTACTCAAACCAAGGACCACATTCTATCCGTATCATGAGCAAGAGTACCACATGGTAATATTGACTGTGGACTCAATTGGAGGAGCAAATTGCAGATGAGCTATTATCCAGCCAACTTTGATGTGGCATTCCCCAATGCCCACCCAATCTTGATACATTTAGGTTCATAAGCTTAGATTATGTGTAACCATGAAAAGTTCATTCATACAAGTAACTGATTACTGTAATAATTTGTTCGagttgattattgtttcttttatcgGTGTTTCCTTGGACCAACATTCTCATATTTGATATGCCAAACAATCTTATCTTCTCAACCAAATTTAGCAATCAAGATCAGGGCATTTAAGGTTGCCAAATGGTGCCACCTAACTGCTTAGCCAGTTGATCAACTGAGTTAAACAACTACCAAAAGGTGAGGATTCTTAGCCGACCAAATGTCCCACCACATGCACCCCACCAGATAAGCCTGTGCACTGTCCTTATTAATACCTACCAACTACTTTTGCTTGTGTCTGCATTCATTGCTGGGGTTAAATCATGCATGATAAGTTACAGCTACTTGATATCTTGATATCTCTATACACATGATCAAAGAAAACCAAATCTCATCTCACAGCCCCAAAAAGATTAAACGATagaacaaaatattttttagaagaaaaatacagcaaaaaaaaaaaaaaaactgtgagTTTAGAAATATTACAGTTGGAGAATTGTTCTGATGGAAATGGTGGTGGTCATCGCTATGGCTAGCAATGGAATTGCTGGTGGCTGAGGATACAAGCTCTTCTTCATTACCAAGACTGGCCCTTGATGGATCCCTCTTGTTCTGCTTTctattttctctaatttttgaaaaatccatTGAGTAATCAGGCATGACACCCTTCTGGTCCCAGTCTCCAAATTGTGGCACAGATAGCCATGGTGTATTTTTCTGCAAACAACAAAATTATACACTATAACAGTTTCAGTTTCCGTTGTCCAAAGTTTCTACTGTAGAACTTCAGAAACAATTAATATTGCGAACAATTATGTAACCACTATCACTGTTTAGACCTCGTCAAAGTCAAGAGGAAGCATCCTCAAACTTGAGCGCACAAATATTATAAAGGTGGAAGAAAAGTATGAGTATGCAAAATTGACAGttcagattttgaaaattacagCACAAACCTAACACCTAGCTCCAATGAGCTCATCATCATGAAAAACAACACCTTCAAGATACACACaccaatagaaatacaacaagaATCTTCGAAAATCAGATAAGATTAAAGGCGAGAACTTTGACCAGGTCTCACTTCAAGAATTGTGCTTTTTGAGTTGTCAACTACTGCATGGTCAAGAAAACTACAATTGGTGACTAAATGGATCCAAGTATGACTGCCCATTACCAAGAAGGAAAATTGAGGGAATTAAACagggggaaaaaaggaaaaagaagctcCACATTCCTATTGCCTTAAAGTTTCACTGATTCTTCTTTCTCATCCCCTGATGGATGAATAAAAAATACATCCCAACAACTTTTTATCATGCATTTGGGCGGAATTGCCACAATCAAATCGGCAGAAATATCCAAAACGAGCTAAAGAACTATATCGATATCGTGCAACAAGATGAACATAAAATCTGCAAAAAGAacttcaaatcaaccaaaccaaaaaTTGAGCAAGAGCAAACATAagaaaaaacaaccaaaaaccaGAGCAAAACCCCCTTCTTTTTCCATGGTAATTTTTGCAGATTTCcccaaagaaaaaacaaaaaacaaaaaagaagccACAAGCTTCAAAAGGGAAGAGCCCTTTACCTCCTTGCGATAATCCATGAATACCAAATCCTCGAGAACTCAGAAGATATGAAGAGAAGGTAGCAGTTATAGTAGCTAAAGAAAAAAGCCCTTTACTACTTTTATGGCTGCTACTCTTACAACTACAAAAGCAGACTAAAGCAGTAAAGAGCTCGGTCTGAGGGTGTCCAACCCGTGTGAAGAAATGAATGCTGCTGCAGAAGAAGACCAAGaagattagagaaggcaaacgCACATAGACAAAGAAAAGATGGATGGATGGCCGGACTCTGGAGCTGGCAAGTGACAATAATATCTGTCTCTATTTGTCTAATTCAGGATCGACTTCATCAACATTTGGGATGTGAATTGTATATACAGACgcaatatatatgtatatgcagCTATATGCGTCATATGGTCCACATATTTTGCGTGCGTGTAAATATTTTGGCCAACTGCcacagttttctttcttcctctgaTTCTGCTGCCTGTGTAGATGCACACGCTTTTGCCAGCCTATATTTTACTACTCCCAACTTCTTTTCTTGCTTTCCTTTTCATGTATTGGCTGGCTTTAGGATGGCTTTCCTTGATGCTTGTGACCTTTTTCCCTTTGtgaactaataataataataatgttaaagTGGAATCCTAatatgtttggattgtattttttttttgggagcttTTTGTAAAAAGATACTAAtacttttaatattttcttttagaTTGATATATGTTATGTGAGATAAAAGTCGATTAAGAAATatattgaaagaaaatttttttaaaaaaatctaaaaactttttgcacaaaaATATATAAGGGGGGGATTGTAAATAaaagattttgaattcaaatcctctcatttattcaaaaaaaaatatgtagaaaaatgCACCAATAGCAGATATTTTACCAAACTGAACTTTATAAAGGACACTAAATCAATTCATTGTGTTTTACCCAAAGGACTAAATGATTTTTTGTAAATCTTATGCTAAATATGCTGTTGAAAAAAAGAGAGTCGAATATTATGCTAAATATTGTGTTCCAAGTAGATGTACAATTTTAGTCTCATGACAAATTACTCTGTATCCAAAAATGTCAATGAATAttgcaaatatatatatatatatatatatatgtgtgtgtgtgtgtatatatgtatatatatatcatatcttATTTCCCCTGAAAGAATGTAAGTGATAACACATAAAAGACAGAAATTTATCAACCAAATTCATTTAAACTCTTTCAAGGATATTCAAATTTGTCCTAGCAACCCACCTAAGCTGATGTACTTGTGTTTTCTTGAGTTAATAAAGTTCTTTTTCTCAGTGAAACATTTCTGCTAAATTATTGAAGATTTATGAttcaagttcttttttttttatctccttTTTGGTCGAAACGATAGTTTCGTATGCTTAACGATTCAACAAATAACTTTAACCAGTAAAACACATCTTCTGGTAAAAAGCATCAAGTGATTGCCATGATCAAGTTGACTTTTgacaaaaaaacagaaaaaaagaaggaaaaaagatgaCCATGATCAAACTTCTATATACAACGGAAACTAGAGATGCAGTAAGGCTGTCATCTTTTAGAGCTTCTTCCCTAAATTACCTCCAAAGGTTTTCAAAGTtctgcaaaagaaaagaaaagaaaaggaaaaaagggtaCTCCTGTATATACattataaattatttttctccaaCTATATAGCATAGTAAAATAAACCAATCAATAATCCCCTGTCATTTCATGTCAAAATTTTGGCTTAAACATGTAGGAAAATTTGtcaatatattatttttcatcaaGATAGTTGCAAGTATACATAGAATGAAAGTTTTTGTGTACTATTTTTTGTGGGATCTTAACACTAGAATCCTCAAAAATTCCGCAGGCAAGCAAACCAAGGCATGTGTCATTATAATGAGACATGAAAAGCTATATGACTTCTGAATGACAAGAGGTTTGGATCGTGATTTTTcacagaaaaatttttatatttttcatgaaCACATTTTTTAAATACCCTTTTTATCTTGTATAAATTAAATCGTTACagtacattttttttataaaaaaaattcctaAAAATAAGCGTATTTTATGACAGATCTAAAATAGGGCTAACTAGCTAGGATTGATCGCACTTTGCCCTTTTTGTAAATATGGCATAGTCACACTTTATCTCCTTTTACTTATAAAGTGGAATGTAACAACTATAATCACCCCACAATTGCTTCTGATCATTAAGATGGAATTGTAGAGGTCATTCATCCTGACAATAATGGAGCATAACTGTTTCTGCCATGAATAAGTTGTAAGTATCAGTCTCACTGAGTTGGTAGAAATAGTTTGGAtcgtaagttatttgggattatttaggatatttttactgtagcactttttgtgacgtgatgtatgtgagatgaaaagatattgggaagataaaaaggtgtattgaaaattgtaaaaatgatgtaagcaaataaaattggagaaatatgaagcaatccaaacaaacctagtGTGTGCTATTCAGGATCAACAACACTCACATAAATCAAGATCTATACCAAAAAATGTAAATCTCCCATTTTGAGCTTTACTCTAACGAAATCTAGGCCacataattttctttcttcgtgGCCACATATCTAAACCACAAAATCCAAGAAAATATCTTCTATGACAGATGATGGAAACCATATATTTAAGgctgtcatttttttttttattcttctgaAATTGCCACTCAAAGTTTTTAaatgttgaagaaaaatggaaaaaaaaaaaagggtactcCTGCATATACACCATAAGTGATTTTCCCACAATTCGGCTTGCTCTACTACAGTAAATAAACAATTACATAAATTTTCAGCTTGTTTCATGTCCAATTTTTTTTGGCATAAAAGCTTTATGGAGAGATTCGTCAACACTTGCAAAATTCTGGAAGATGGTTGAATTAGATGCTAAGGTGGGAGAGATTTTAAGTAGAACGTGTTGGATTCGAAACTTTTCACACGTATATATACACacgcacacatacatacatttcTTATTGTTATGCGTGATAATCAATACACTTTCACCTTGGAAAAAGATTCCAGTTATGTAATCAAGAAATCGGTGGAGATCCCTATAGCTGATTATTTATTTCAAGGAAGCTTTGCATTTCTTCGATCTGTACAATGTGGAGGGGTAAAACTAAAACTTCATACTGCTGCCACAATCATATCCCTTTTCTCTTATCTTTGTTAAGAGTGCAgagtttgccaaaaaaaaaaaaaaaaaacctagaaAACTATCGAGCTCCTAACCTTGTATGCTTTCAACTCTCCAACCattatttgtatatattttttatacaatAACTAACCTTATACATTCTCAACCCTccaactattttttttatttaggtaAAAGAATTCCACTAAAATGAACTCTAGTTTGTTAAAGATATTCTCCGATAGGTATATATCCATGTGCTGATTTTCATGGTTCAAACTTTAACtaaaatttccaagaaaatatctAGTGATTGCCATGAATAAACTATTACAGACAATGGAAACCATAGGTTCTCCTTTTGGCAAGCAGGCAAGGGCGTACGTCTCAAGCAGTACACAAATTACACATGAAAagctagcatttttttttttttttttttttggtggcagCTGGGTAGAGCAACTTTAAATTACGAATACATAAATAACTTGTATATATgcgcttttaaatttttttaaagaaacttTATCTATTTTGGTCTTATAGAAGTGTTTTCTGTCCTCAAAAgtagaaacaaaaaagaaagtgaCCCTAAAACGACATCAAAGTTGCTATATATAATCTTTCCTGTGTGTTATAATCAATACACTTTTACCAACGGACAGCGGGCAGAAACGGTTGCAGGTGACAGTTTTTGTTATTTTACATAGCGCGTAACTTTGGTTGTACACGGTGTAACTTTGTTTACATAATGTGTAACTTTAGTACAAAAATTTGTGGGCCCCACACACGTTGTGAAAATCAATGTACAACTTGTGATCTGGACCGCAcatttttttttgaccaaaatctgCCCCTTGTCCGTAACCAAGACACAGGCAGAGATCCCAAtggttgattttttattttgaggtAGCACTGTGATTTCTTGGTTTAATACAATATATAGGGTTTAAAATTAcatttattgatttatttacTTGTATAAATTACATGACTTTATAAATGATAAACAGTTTGGATACccattatttcaaaaaaatatttattataatattataatattttttgcgATGTGATatacgtaaaataaaaaaatagttgaaaagatgaaaaatgtaattagaaaaatatgtttatgatgtaaGTCAAATAACAAGATATCCAAATACTTTATTTTTTGAACCTACAGAGTTTAATTCTTGATGAGCTAGCTAAACAAAAATAGAAACCCAAATTCTTGAAGATTAGGTTCCAAGAAATTATTGAATCCTTTATTGAATGGCTATGAGAAAAATCTTCTAGCCAATCTATAACTTGCTCTATGTCGATGAAGGACAGAAAATTCCAAATGATAAGCAAGGAGTTGCAAATATACAGCACATTCTtctaatgaaagaaaaagaaagaagaagaaactagAGCTCATGTAGTAATTATGAAATAAAGCGTATGGTGTAAATTAATTATGCCTAGTGCAAGTTTATATGTAAAATCTGTTTTGCATGTTTGACATTTGTCAATACTTTTCCGTTTCATTTTTATGGataaatgtttttcttttttagtccCACAAAATGCAACATATTGTCTGTCATAGAAGGCTAGCATAATGCCCATTAGCATTAGTATTTGTAACCATTAGTATTAAGACTGTATATATAGGTTGAATATAATTTATGTatactatacataacccccatGATTTCGTTCATTGCCATATGATCCTcctaatatttcaaaatatccacTTCACCCTCCTATAGTTTTATGAAAGGTGAAAACTTAACAGAAAATAGTCTATGTAATGTCGTTAATTGAAATACCAATAGTGTCCTTATTTAAATGCTAAATACCTAAATCAGTCGATGACTTAACTACCTTATATAAAAACATAGGAAAATTACGTGGATAAATGTAaaaatcacaaaggataaagtGGATATTTATAGAAACTATAAAGAGATTACATGAAAATTAAGATTTTATCACATATGTTCTCAAAGTGAGTTTGGAATTATgcatttcatccattttttttttcaatttacataaaattatagaGAGATTATGCGACTATTTTGAAACCTTAAATGGGTCATCTGACATTGTATAAAATAACCAAGGGACGATAAGTAATTCACCCTATAATTTATGTAAGGGATGCATACTTTTGTCTGTGTACATTCATCCTATGATTACAACTGGTTTTATATAATATGATTAAACTACTATTATCAAGGATTTTGGATTAAACTACTATTAATATTGGAATAATTTTCATTCAACGGATTGttatattttgaagtgtttcAACCAATAATCCCACGCCTGTTGGCTAGGGACTTCATGTCCCTCCCGCCTGGCAGACCAGCCATTGAAGCTGGCTGCGGTATAAAACATTAAAGTATGTGTTTTTAAAAACAGATATTATTTCCTCAATATGACAGCAAGGCAGGATTAAGACTGATTAGGGTGGCCAGTGATCTCAGGGTTGGCTAATTGTCTGTGAGTCACAAAGAAAGAAATAGGACCGCCTCAATTAATTAGCTTTTGTTGTCATGTGCATTTGCATTTAGTTAGTGCAAAATATCCAGATAATTATCTCTTTCCTCGGCATTAAGCAAGTAGCTAATTGGCTACTAAATTATGTCAATCAGTGTAAATTTTTTTGCATGGGGTacataaggttttttttttttttttttttttttgcccttttgtaATAAGCCTACTTGATGACTAAAGCCATAAGATCTATCactacaaaaataaatatgctAAATCTGTTTCAGTACAGAGTTTGAGAGTAATTGATTTGCCCATATGACTCAAATAGGCACTCCGTTTTAAAATGCAGTCAAGCATCCCAGCCCTtgtaggagtttttttttttttttttttttacggcaACGACAACATTTTTATAAATTAAGCTATCCTAATCTAGAGGGAGGGGAGTCTAAAGAGACTGTGTATAAGGGGCCAATAGATATAAGAATATGACTAAATCAAAGGATGTTCTGGCACCTCCTTTGAATGTTTTTCACAACAAGTAGGTATAGCGTTTCGAATAGCCTTGTAGGACTACTAGAAGAACAATTTATTATTTAGCA
The genomic region above belongs to Coffea arabica cultivar ET-39 chromosome 7c, Coffea Arabica ET-39 HiFi, whole genome shotgun sequence and contains:
- the LOC113702071 gene encoding uncharacterized protein isoform X2 — protein: MDYRKEKNTPWLSVPQFGDWDQKGVMPDYSMDFSKIRENRKQNKRDPSRASLGNEEELVSSATSNSIASHSDDHHHFHQNNSPTGRRSIFSYFNCCVRA
- the LOC113702071 gene encoding uncharacterized protein isoform X1, which encodes MLPLDFDEKNTPWLSVPQFGDWDQKGVMPDYSMDFSKIRENRKQNKRDPSRASLGNEEELVSSATSNSIASHSDDHHHFHQNNSPTGRRSIFSYFNCCVRA